Proteins encoded by one window of Vigna radiata var. radiata cultivar VC1973A chromosome 5, Vradiata_ver6, whole genome shotgun sequence:
- the LOC106762345 gene encoding DNA mismatch repair protein MLH1 isoform X4: MEDTELESEPLSRMEPPKIQRLSDSVVNRIAAGEVIQRPVSAVKELLENSLDACASSVNLLIKDGGLKLIQVSDDGHGIRFEDLPILCERHTTSKLSAFEDLQRIKSMGFRGEALASMTYVGHVTVTTITKDQLHGYRVSYRDGVMEHEPRPCAAVKGTQIMVENLFYNMAARRKTLQNTSDDYSKIVDLVSRFAIHHMKVSFSCRKHGAVRADVHTVATSSRLDAIKSIYGVSVVRNLIEIEASDDDPSSSVFEMHGYMSNANYAAKKITMVLFINDRLVECSALKRAIEIVYAATLPKASKPFIYISIVLPPENVDVNVHPTKREVSLLNQEVIIEKIQSVIESILRSSNEARTFQEQTTAQSPLPRINISKEVDLSPMPTGSRPLKVPVHKMVRTDSLDPAGRLHAYTQITSDRNLEMSASLNAVRSSIRQRRNLKDSLELTSVQELLDEINNNCDPGMMDIVRHCTYVGMADDVFALLQHNTCLYLANVVNLSKELMYQQVLSRFGHFNAIQLNDPVPLKDLIILALKEEDLDSDCNDDDTLQEKIAEMNTELLKQKAEMLEEYFGIHIDEHGNVSRLPVILDQYTPDMDRVPEFALCLGNDVDWEDENSCIQTISAALGNFYAMHPPMLPNPSGEGFLFYKKRKMMDDYVEENTHDNIGSDVIDNKVEHELLSEAETAWAQREWSIQHVLFPSMRLFFKPPVSMATDGTFVQVTSLEKLYKIFERC, encoded by the exons ATGGAAGACACTGAGCTTGAGAGCGAACCCTTGTCCCGCATGGAGCCTCCCAAAATCCAGCGCCTGAGTGACTCCGTAGTCAACAGAATCGCCGCCGGCGAGGTCATTCAGCGTCCTGTCTCCGCCGTCAAGGAGCTCCTCGAGAACAGCCTCGACGCGTGCGCCTCCTCCGTCAATCTCCTCATCAAGGATGGCGGCCTTAAACTCATCCAAGTCTCCGACGACGGCCACGGAATCCGA TTTGAGGACTTGCCGATTCTGTGCGAGCGCCACACGACGTCCAAGCTCTCCGCGTTTGAGGACTTGCAGCGCATCAAGTCGATGGGATTCCGCGGCGAGGCTCTCGCTAGCATGACCTATGTCGGTCACGTCACCGTCACCACGATTACCAAAGACCAGTTGCACGGTTACAG GGTGTCCTACAGAGATGGTGTCATGGAGCACGAACCCAGGCCATGTGCTGCTGTTAAAGGAACACAGATAATG GTTGAGAATCTGTTCTATAACATGGCTGCAAGGAGGAAGACACTGCAGAATACTTCTGATGATTATTCAAAGATTGTAGACTTGGTAAGCCGATTTGCTATTCATCACATGAAAGTCAGTTTCTCTTGCAGAAAG CATGGAGCTGTTAGAGCTGATGTTCACACTGTTGCCACGTCTTCAAGGCTAGATGCCATCAAATCTATTTATGGTGTCTCAGTTGTTCGCAACCTGATTGAAATTGAAGCTTCAGACGATGATCCGTCTTCTTCGGTTTTTGAGATGCACGGCTACATGTCCAATGCGAATTATGCTGCAAAGAAAATCACAATGGTGCTTTTCATCAATG ATAGACTGGTTGAGTGCTCTGCATTGAAGAGAGCTATTGAAATTGTTTATGCAGCAACGTTACCAAAAGCTTCTAAGCCCTTCATATATATCTCAATTGTTTTACCACCAGAAAATGTTGATGTCAATGTACATCCGACAAAGAGGGAG GTGAGCCTTTTAAATCAGGAAGTCATCATTGAGAAGATACAGTCGGTGATTGAATCAATATTGAGGAGTTCCAATGAGGCAAGGACATTTCAAGAACAA ACTACTGCACAATCTCCACTACCTCGTATTAATATAAGTAAGGAGGTTGACCTCAGCCCTATGCCAACAG GTTCAAGACCATTGAAAGTGCCTGTACATAAGATGGTTAGAACAGATTCATTAGATCCTGCTGGAAGATTACATGCCTACACACAAATTACGTCTGATAGAAATCTTGAAATGAGTGCTAGTTTGAATGCTGTGAG GTCTTCCATTAGACAAAGAAGGAACCTGAAAGATTCTCTAGAACTCACAAGTGTTCAAGAACTTCTTGATGAGATAAATAACAATTGTGACCCTG GCATGATGGACATTGTAAGGCATTGCACATATGTTGGAATGGCAGATGATGTTTTCGCTTTGCTTCAACATAATACCTGTCTTTATCTTGCAAATGTTGTGAACTTGAG CAAAGAACTCATGTATCAGCAAGTTCTCAGCCGTTTTGGCCATTTTAATGCCATTCAACTAAATGATCCAGTTCCCTTGAAAGACTTGATTATATTGGCGCTCAAGGAAGAGGACCTCGATTCGGATTGTAATGATGATGACACATTACAAGAGAAGATTGCAGAA ATGAACACAGAACTGCTGAAACAAAAGGCTGAAATGCTGGAGGAATATTTCGGCATTCATATTGATGAGCATGGAAATGTCTCTAGACTTCCTGTGATACTTGATCAATACACTCCGGACATGGATCGGGTCCCGGAGTTTGCTCTTTGTTTGGGCAATGAT GTTGACTGGGAAGATGAAAACAGTTGCATTCAAACAATTTCAGCTGCTCTGGGAAACTTCTACGCGATGCATCCACCGATGTTACCCAATCCATCTGGtgaaggttttcttttttacaagaagagaaaaatgatggATGACTATGTTGAAGAGAATACCCATGATAATATCG GGAGTGACGTGATTGACAATAAAGTTGAACATGAACTACTTTCTGAAGCTGAGACTGCATGGGCCCAGCGCGAATGGTCAATACAACACGTGCTTTTTCCTTCCATGAGACTCTTTTTCAAACCACCTGTTTCTATGGCTACTGATGGAACCTTTGTACAG gTAACTTCGCTGGAGAAACTGTATAAGATTTTTGAAAGATGTTAG